AAAACAGCTGATACGGTTAAGTGTGAAGTAGTTGATGGTGGGGAACTGAAATCAAGGCGCCACCTAAATGTCCGTGGAAAGAGTGCGACTTTGCCATCTATTACAGGTCGGTTGATTTCTCCATAACATGTTCAACCTCTAGATAGTTATGCACAAGATGCTGACATCCTTCTGCTTTAACAGAGAAAGATTGGGAGGACATAAAGTTTGGTGTTGAAAATGGTGTTGATTTCTATGCCGTTTCCTTTGTGAAGGATGCAAAAGTTATTCATGAACTGAAGGACTACCTTAAAAGTAACCATTTTCTCTGGCACACATGGAATTTCTAATATCTATATCCGGAACTTGATTAATCTCCTGTGTTCTGTGTTCTTTTCCAAATCCAGGTGCTAATGCAGATATACATGTCATTCCAAAGATTGAAAGTGCAGATTCAATACCAAACCTCCAGTCCATTATTGCTGCTTCAGATGGGGTAAGTAAGACCATGGACATTGGTTGTTTCAACCAGTTTGTATTAAAAACATCTTGGCAAGTGGCATCTCTTTTCAGCATATATTTGCCTTTAGATAGTTATCATGATAATGGGAGCCAAGCAATGTGTGTTTGGTAAGCTTTCGTGGAAATTCAAACACTTAATTCGTTGTTaccttgttttcttttgttctaTTTCTGGTTTCGTTTGTCCTTGAATGTTTTACAATTTCGTAACTGCTTAGTGCTAGATACTGAATCTCTGAAAATGTTTGTAGGCGATGGTGGCAAGAGGGGATCTTGGTGCTGAACTTCCAATTGAGGAAGTTCCTTTGCTGCAGGTTAGTTTAAATTTGTAGATAATTTTACTAGTGCAAGAAAACATGTGTTTGTTCCCCCCTCACTCTCTACATCCCTTTTATTTGTTTATTAGCACGCCTAAAATGCAACAAATGAATAAAGCACTAACAACATTTAAATCACATGTGTTTTACTTCTCCAGGAGGAGATTGTCAGAACATGCCGAAGCATGCAGAAACCAGTTATTGTTGCCACGAATATGTTAGAGAGCATGATAGACCATCCCACTCCAACAAGAGCAGAAGTTTCTGATATAGCAATTGCAGTTCGTGAAGGTTCTGATGCCATCATGCTGTCTGGTGAAACTGCCCATGGAAAGTAAGATTTCAACCTGACACAGGTTACTTTTTGTTTATGTTCCTCCATGTGCATCCAAGAAATTTATTTCTTTAAGCTCTTGCTGTGGGTGCATAGAATTCTGCTTTCCAATTAGACTTACCTTGATTGTGCATCTTACTGTGTTTAGGTTCCCACTGAAGGCAGTCAAGGTGATGCACACAGTGGCACAGAGAACAGAATCCAGCCTGTATAACCCAACTACATCTCCTAGTCTTGTTGCACATCCTCAGGTATATCTCTTATTCCCACAACTTTAAATTTACCATATGGTAGCTTTTGCATTGTTCGATGTTCAttgcttagagcaagtttaatagtatagccaactgctggctccaaatcatttatagtcaacttaatagcaatccatacaatagttacctataaacatatactacacaattaatatttggtcctacctgtcatacatatatgtattttggagtccgtgctgcagctggctacaaatttgtagcccggtgctcttctctctcctcttttatctcctcgaaatatgtttatagctggcttgtAGTATGCTATTGCACCTGCTCTTAGACATCAAGTTCCTTTCTTAAGTTTGTTACCTGAATTTTAGCACCTTATTTTCTCATGATTCTTTTGGTAGGCTCTGCTCAACGAGGAATTTTCGCAAAGCCAACTAAGCAAAATGTTTGGATCTCATGCTACAATGATGGCGAACACCCTTTGCACCCCAATTATTGTGTTTACACGAACCGGCTCCATGGCAGTCCTTCTCAGCCACTACCGGCCCTCGTCTACAATTTTTGCATTTACAAATGagtaagttttttttggatttctaCCTACATGCAATGCCAAATCTTTTTTCCCTAGTGTTTTCATTTTAGTAAATCAATTTTGTAAACAttctaaataaataaatgataaaAGTTGAAAAAGATGCTCTGGAGGACTGACCATTATGAGGAAACTGTTGTTGCAGGGAACGAGTGAAGCAACGTCTGGCACTCTACCAGGGTGTGGTTCCCATTTACATGAAGTTTTCTGATGATGCAGAGGAAACTTTCTCTAGAGCAATTAGTAGCTTGCTGGTAAGCATATGTACTTCACGCTGCCGACACAGTTGATATTATTGACATCATTTTTCAGTCCTTTTACAAAGTACTCCTGTGTTTCTCTTATGAACCGTGGTTTTGAATGTTTGACAGAACGCCCAATTCGTGAAAGAAGGGGACTACGTGACCCTTGTTCAGAGTGGAGTGAAGTCGATCTGGAGAGAGGAGTCTACTCACCACATTCAAGTGAGGAAAGTCCAGGGCTAATGAGCCTGACCGTCATACCGTCACAGGGATGTACCTGTTCAAATTTTGTTTGTTACTTGATGTGCTAAATTACGAGTAACTTTTACGGGGAACAAGTTTGGATTATTATATGTTATGTTGATTTTACTTGTAGGCTCTGGAATTGAATAAGATAATCTATATTAATTTTCACATGGTTCCAATTGGACTGAACATTTCGTCAGTTTTACTCTTAATTACTCCCTTcctcctataatataaggggttTTGACTGTATTATGAATGCATAGAGCCTGTCCAAATCCATAGtagtagaatatatcacatttctttaaaatctcttatattttgggaccggGGAGTCAGTAAGTATTACTTTAGGAATTATGAGAATAAGCAGATGGTAATGGAGTGTTAAGTTTGGGTTAGCACGAGGGTTCGCTCGCTGCCCTTTTTCCTGGTGAAGAGCAGAGTAGAGGTGTTCTCTCGTGCATCATGGTTGATGTCCTTGGCTGCACCATGAAATGAATCCATGATAGTCTGATGGGCCATAGTACTATCGAGCTGGTGATAACAATGGCATCATGATCTCATATGTATGTGGTGTCCCAGGCCCAGCTAACTGGGCCCACCTTCTGCCGGAACAAGTCATGAGCCCTGAACCACTGCTACCTCTAGCTTCAGTTCACATAGGATCCACTGCAACCATGTTTTCCCAAaggcaaaaaaacaaaacaaaaaacagcGCTAGCACTATCTTCATGCTAGTACTAAAATCAAAGTTAATTAGGCGCACTAGGCCTACGTGATAACGGTATCGGAGTAGTACTAGTGTCCTAGCTTAGCTAGTAGTACTCCATCAATCAAAACAAGGTGTGTACTACACTGTGCTGTGTAGGAATACTCCATTTGGGTTTGGGTAGAGTAGAGGCGGGACCAAGACGGTGTGTTCTTCCCTTTTCTCACATTTTTTAACTATTACTTTCTCCGTCCCACAGAGAGTCAATTCCTAGCATTCCTAGATAAAATTAGTAGGAATCAAGAATAACTAAAATGttcttaattattaaaaaaaagtagtaagagTGATAGGTTGGTAAAGGGTATTGAAGGAATAaaatttctcgttttacgtgttgAGGGTAGATAGGAGTGtagaaatttgtttttttggacaaaattcaaactctagaaGTTGAGTTTTTCTGGGACGTATGGAGTAAATAACAGCACGtctttttacaatttttttcataagaaagttgttttaaaaaattatatcaattcatattttaagtttttaaatcaatatttaattaatcacgtattaaTAGGTAACATTGTTTTCAGGCGGCTCCCGAACTCAGCCGAAAGGATCAGCAGATGAAGCATGTGGGGCATGAGCTCCCGTACTTAAACCCAACAAACAAACCGAGGATAGGAGGAGATGCAAATCAAAATCTCAAAGCCAGCGAGGCGCAGTGCTGTCAGTGTGAGTGACACTAGCTCTTGGTGGTGGAGACAGCGCACGAGAGGAGGGGAGTCTGCCTGTGAGACAGCGAGTTGACTTGGGGTGTGGGGGTGTCAGGGCGCGGGTCCCGGCCTGGTGGTGTCACGTcgtcctgacatgtggggcccagcAAAAGGAGGATCGCCGGCAAGCCCACGTGTCGTGCCTGCGAACATGCgactttctttttgtttatcTCAGCCTGGGCGCGGGTGTAGACGTAGTAGGGGCAGAGTTTCccttaccgccggtaaccgcgcggttaccgtggTTACTGGATTTATTGCgaggtacggtaatataaataccgcgaTAACTtctttaaattcaaataaatttaaaaaataatttaagtttttgataaattttgtacgGTTTTTCATAGTTACTGCGCGATAACCCCGGTCCCAATGGTTTAGGAAACCCTGAGTAGGGGCCGTGCGTCGTGAGCAAATTTACAGTTACTACTACTGTATACCGGAgatagggagagagggaggcacacagaccaaagataagtaattctacttatcatctatttaaacatgctactagccattcctcgtaaacaagcgattcattaatacttacatttctcgatgcccatatagccaatcttgtgtggaagaatggagagtcacacattaaatccgagaaaatcatcaagaagataggttgttagattgaaatatgcctatcaaaaataaatttcttaaatttagaaatatgactgatagatggagggagtatcgtAGAGTAATAAATGGCAATATAACACGACAGGGGAGGCTGTTCTTCCATAATGTCCGCAATAACTATATTCTTTTCTTCCGATACGTAATATatccatttcaaaataaataagCCTATTACTAGTTAgtatgatatactccctccatctacttttgatagtcatattttatcttggtaaatagaccaaggataagtaattctacttatcatccatttaaatatgctactagttattcctcgtaaataagcgattcattaatgtttacatttctcaatacccatatagccaatcttgtgtggaagaatggagagtcatgcattaaatccaaaaaaatcattaagatgataggttgttgaattgaaatatgcctatcaaaaataaattttttagatttggaaatatgactatcaaaaatagatggagggagtattatagtactaa
Above is a window of Oryza sativa Japonica Group chromosome 10, ASM3414082v1 DNA encoding:
- the LOC4349454 gene encoding pyruvate kinase isozyme G, chloroplastic; translation: MAAAAAEIVGSAAARMAAPAVRPAPPAAAAAAAPPQPRRAVAARSLRTSTSDRVAADLALGSNGSLSAQNIAENTADATSQVVSANSRRKTKIVCTIGPSTNTREMIWKLAETGMNVARMNMSHGDHQSHQKVIDLVKEYNAKNTDGNVIAIMLDTKGPEVRSGDVPEPIMLEEGQEFNFTIKRGVSTKDTVSVNYDDFINDVEVGDILLVDGGMMSLAVKSKTADTVKCEVVDGGELKSRRHLNVRGKSATLPSITEKDWEDIKFGVENGVDFYAVSFVKDAKVIHELKDYLKSANADIHVIPKIESADSIPNLQSIIAASDGAMVARGDLGAELPIEEVPLLQEEIVRTCRSMQKPVIVATNMLESMIDHPTPTRAEVSDIAIAVREGSDAIMLSGETAHGKFPLKAVKVMHTVAQRTESSLYNPTTSPSLVAHPQALLNEEFSQSQLSKMFGSHATMMANTLCTPIIVFTRTGSMAVLLSHYRPSSTIFAFTNEERVKQRLALYQGVVPIYMKFSDDAEETFSRAISSLLNAQFVKEGDYVTLVQSGVKSIWREESTHHIQVRKVQG